Proteins encoded in a region of the Pseudomonas putida genome:
- a CDS encoding virulence factor family protein, protein MTRRFWLYLLVPLLLAALGGALAFWLWTRPAPEARLEQLSINDTSITRATPGVHPKARVAIGVPQDQALTDKQLLDLSQAGEAQLVQVILPPNDCSKQQQVMDQALAALPEKPTLVAGIGPGAAQAWRWLASQNDDKARAISVDFTVEQPGCQAPLPKSAAHGHWSVAWNDNPDDASAAFVRDQANAETSISDYDIHLPQVLKAQLTQALVGHDGNALAIPVVEVPAGQTTDTVTLFLSGDGGWRDLDRDVAGEMAKLGYPVVGIDTLRYYWQHKTPEQSAADLSELMQHYRQKWGTKRFVLTGYSFGADVLPAIYNRLPPEDQQRIDAVMLLAFARSGSFEIEVEGWLGKEGQEAPTGPEMAKLPASKVVCVYGVEETDESGCTEKTAVGERLKLPGGHHFDENYPALAKRLIGEIETRQGKSSVAEQN, encoded by the coding sequence ATGACCCGACGCTTTTGGCTGTACCTGCTGGTTCCCTTGCTGCTGGCCGCCCTGGGTGGTGCGCTGGCGTTCTGGCTGTGGACGCGCCCGGCCCCCGAGGCGCGCCTTGAGCAATTGAGCATCAATGACACCAGCATCACCCGGGCTACCCCAGGCGTGCACCCCAAGGCCCGGGTGGCCATCGGCGTGCCACAGGATCAGGCACTGACAGACAAGCAACTGCTGGACCTGAGCCAAGCCGGCGAAGCCCAGCTGGTGCAGGTGATCTTGCCGCCTAACGACTGCAGCAAGCAGCAACAGGTCATGGATCAGGCCCTTGCCGCGCTACCAGAAAAACCGACGCTGGTAGCCGGTATCGGCCCTGGCGCCGCCCAGGCCTGGCGCTGGCTGGCCAGCCAGAACGATGACAAGGCCCGGGCAATTTCCGTGGACTTCACCGTCGAACAACCCGGCTGCCAGGCACCGCTGCCTAAATCGGCTGCCCATGGCCACTGGAGTGTCGCCTGGAACGACAACCCGGATGACGCCAGCGCCGCCTTCGTGCGCGACCAGGCCAATGCCGAAACCAGCATCAGCGACTACGACATCCACCTGCCACAAGTGCTCAAGGCGCAACTGACCCAAGCCCTGGTCGGCCACGACGGCAATGCCCTGGCCATCCCGGTGGTCGAGGTACCGGCTGGGCAGACCACCGACACGGTCACCCTGTTCCTCTCCGGTGATGGTGGCTGGCGCGACCTCGACCGCGACGTGGCCGGGGAAATGGCCAAGCTGGGCTACCCGGTGGTGGGCATCGACACGCTGCGCTACTACTGGCAGCACAAGACTCCGGAGCAAAGCGCCGCCGACCTGTCCGAACTGATGCAGCACTACCGGCAGAAATGGGGTACCAAGCGCTTCGTGCTGACGGGTTATTCATTCGGTGCTGACGTGTTGCCAGCCATCTACAACCGCCTGCCACCAGAAGACCAACAGCGCATCGATGCCGTGATGTTGCTGGCGTTTGCCCGCAGTGGCAGCTTCGAGATCGAGGTCGAGGGCTGGCTGGGCAAGGAAGGTCAGGAAGCGCCAACCGGGCCGGAAATGGCCAAGCTGCCAGCATCCAAGGTGGTGTGTGTGTATGGCGTCGAGGAAACCGACGAGAGTGGCTGCACGGAGAAGACCGCAGTAGGTGAACGCCTGAAACTGCCAGGGGGGCACCACTTCGACGAAAATTACCCGGCGCTGGCCAAACGCCTGATTGGCGAGATCGAGACCCGCCAGGGCAAATCGAGCGTGGCTGAGCAGAACTGA
- the rimO gene encoding 30S ribosomal protein S12 methylthiotransferase RimO produces the protein MSTTPATPKVGFVSLGCPKALVDSERILTQLRMEGYEVVPTYEDADVVVVNTCGFIDSAKAESLEVIGEAIKENGKVIVTGCMGVEEGSIRDVHPSVLSVTGPQQYEQVVNAVHEVVPPRQDHNPLIDLVPPQGVKLTPRHYAYLKISEGCNHSCSFCIIPSMRGKLVSRPVGEVLSEAERLVKAGVKEILVISQDTSAYGVDVKYKTDFWNGRPVKTRMLELCEALSSLGAWVRLHYVYPYPNVDDVIPLMAAGKILPYLDIPFQHASPKVLKSMKRPAFEDRTLARIKNWREQCPELVIRSTFIVGFPGETEEDFQYLLDWLTEAQLDRVGCFQYSPVEGAPANDLGLEEVPDDIKQERWDRFMAHQQAISTARLQLRIGKEIEVLIDEVEEQGSVGRSFFDAPEIDGSVFIDGDHGFKPGDKVRCRVVDADEYDMWAEPI, from the coding sequence ATGTCCACCACGCCCGCCACCCCCAAGGTAGGTTTCGTAAGCCTGGGTTGCCCAAAAGCCCTGGTCGATTCCGAGCGCATCCTGACCCAGCTGCGCATGGAAGGCTATGAAGTCGTGCCCACCTACGAGGACGCCGACGTTGTGGTGGTCAACACCTGCGGCTTCATCGACAGCGCCAAGGCCGAGTCGCTGGAAGTGATCGGCGAAGCGATCAAGGAAAACGGCAAGGTCATCGTTACCGGCTGCATGGGCGTAGAAGAAGGCAGCATCCGCGACGTGCACCCGAGCGTGCTGTCGGTCACCGGCCCGCAGCAGTACGAGCAGGTAGTCAACGCCGTGCACGAAGTGGTGCCGCCGCGTCAGGACCACAACCCACTGATCGACCTGGTGCCGCCACAGGGTGTCAAGCTGACCCCGCGCCACTATGCGTACCTGAAAATTTCCGAAGGCTGCAACCACAGCTGCAGTTTCTGCATCATCCCGTCGATGCGCGGCAAGCTGGTCAGCCGCCCGGTGGGCGAAGTGCTGAGCGAGGCCGAGCGCCTGGTGAAGGCTGGCGTGAAGGAGATCCTGGTGATTTCCCAGGACACCAGCGCCTACGGCGTCGACGTCAAGTACAAGACCGACTTCTGGAATGGCCGCCCGGTCAAGACCCGCATGCTCGAGCTGTGCGAAGCGCTGAGCAGCCTGGGCGCCTGGGTCCGTCTGCACTACGTGTACCCATACCCGAACGTGGACGACGTGATCCCGCTGATGGCCGCCGGCAAGATCCTGCCGTATCTGGACATCCCGTTCCAGCACGCCAGCCCGAAAGTGCTCAAGTCGATGAAGCGCCCGGCCTTCGAAGACCGCACCCTGGCGCGCATCAAGAACTGGCGCGAGCAGTGCCCTGAGCTGGTGATCCGCTCTACCTTCATCGTCGGCTTCCCGGGCGAGACCGAGGAAGACTTCCAGTACCTGCTGGACTGGCTGACCGAGGCCCAGCTCGACCGCGTTGGCTGCTTCCAGTACTCACCGGTGGAAGGCGCCCCGGCCAACGACCTGGGCCTGGAAGAAGTGCCGGACGACATCAAGCAAGAGCGCTGGGACCGCTTCATGGCCCACCAACAAGCCATCAGCACCGCCCGCCTGCAACTGCGCATCGGCAAGGAAATCGAGGTGCTGATCGACGAAGTCGAGGAGCAGGGTTCGGTTGGCCGCAGCTTCTTCGATGCCCCGGAAATCGACGGCAGCGTGTTCATCGACGGTGACCATGGCTTCAAGCCAGGCGACAAAGTGCGTTGCCGTGTCGTGGATGCCGACGAATACGACATGTGGGCAGAGCCTATCTAA
- a CDS encoding OprD family porin: protein MRVMKWSMIALAVAAGTSQLAMASAQDESKGFIEDSKLNVKTRMLYFSRDFRNVPSGSQSRVEETGLGFLGTFESGFTQGTVGFGVDAIGMLGIKLDSGKGRAGTGLFPEGSDGRSQDDYSEGGGAVKMRISNTVLKFGDQFTALPVLATDDSRLLPEVAEGGLITSNEIDGLTLHAGHFTALNAQAQTYHDSLNLTEANVFGGTYAITENLSTSVYYSRVEDHFRKWYGNINWALPISDKQGLVFDFNIYDTKSIGDNLTGAFVSKSDGSNELDNIAASLSAAYNIGAHTFTLAYQKVSGDGDYAYGVDGGGTIFLANSVARSDFNAEDEKSWQARYDLNFAEFGVPGLTFMTRYVRGTGASTRTTDDGKEWERDIDVKYVMQSGPAKDLSFRVRQATYRSGDGVYYGSPSIDELRLIVEYPLSIL from the coding sequence ATGCGCGTGATGAAGTGGAGCATGATCGCCCTGGCCGTTGCGGCAGGGACCTCGCAGTTGGCAATGGCCTCGGCACAAGACGAGTCCAAAGGTTTCATTGAAGACAGCAAGCTGAACGTCAAAACCCGCATGCTGTACTTCAGCCGAGACTTCCGCAACGTCCCGTCTGGCTCCCAGAGCCGCGTTGAAGAAACCGGCCTCGGCTTCCTCGGCACCTTCGAGTCGGGCTTCACCCAAGGTACCGTCGGCTTCGGCGTCGACGCCATCGGCATGCTCGGCATCAAGCTGGACAGCGGCAAAGGCCGTGCCGGCACCGGCCTGTTCCCGGAAGGCTCCGACGGTCGCTCGCAGGATGACTACTCCGAAGGCGGCGGCGCAGTGAAAATGCGCATTTCCAACACCGTGCTGAAGTTCGGCGACCAGTTCACCGCACTGCCAGTACTGGCTACCGACGACAGCCGACTGCTGCCGGAAGTTGCCGAAGGCGGCCTGATCACCAGCAACGAAATCGATGGCCTGACCCTGCATGCCGGTCACTTCACCGCGCTGAACGCACAGGCTCAGACTTACCACGACAGCCTGAACCTGACCGAGGCCAACGTCTTTGGTGGCACCTACGCCATCACCGAAAACCTCAGCACCAGCGTTTACTACTCGCGTGTCGAAGACCACTTCCGCAAGTGGTACGGTAACATCAACTGGGCGCTGCCGATCAGCGACAAGCAAGGCCTGGTGTTCGACTTCAACATTTACGACACCAAGTCGATCGGCGACAACCTGACCGGCGCATTCGTCAGCAAGTCCGACGGCAGCAACGAACTGGACAACATTGCAGCCAGCCTCTCGGCCGCCTACAACATTGGCGCACACACCTTCACCCTGGCCTACCAGAAAGTCAGCGGCGACGGTGACTATGCCTACGGCGTGGACGGTGGCGGCACGATCTTCCTGGCCAACTCGGTTGCCCGTTCCGACTTCAACGCCGAAGACGAAAAATCCTGGCAAGCGCGCTATGACCTGAACTTCGCCGAGTTCGGCGTACCAGGCCTGACCTTCATGACCCGTTACGTGCGCGGTACCGGTGCCTCCACCCGCACCACCGACGACGGTAAGGAATGGGAACGCGACATCGACGTCAAGTACGTGATGCAAAGCGGCCCGGCCAAGGACCTGAGCTTCCGCGTACGTCAGGCCACCTACCGTTCGGGCGATGGCGTGTACTACGGCTCCCCATCGATCGACGAACTGCGTCTGATCGTGGAGTACCCGCTGAGCATCCTGTAA
- a CDS encoding proline--tRNA ligase, with protein MRTSQYLLATQKETPADAVVISHQLMLRAGMIRKLASGLYTWLPMGLRVMRKVEAVVREEMNAAGALEVLMPSIQPAELWQESGRWEQYGPELLRLKDRHQRDFCVGPTHEEVITDLARNELSSYKQLPLNMYQIQTKFRDEIRPRFGLMRGREFIMKDAYSFHADQASLQETYDRMHQAYSNVFTRLGLDFRPVQADTGSIGGSYSHEFHVLAESGEDDVIFSDSSDYAANIEKAEAIPRETVRPAPTEELRLVDTPDAKTIAQLVENHGLAIEKTVKTLIVRGAEEGKLVALVVRGDHELNEIKAAKLEQVADPLVMATDAELRDAIGAGAGSLGPLNLPLEVVIDRSVALMSDFGIGANIDDKHYFGVNWERDLPVPQVADLRNVVEGDPSPDGQGTLVIKRGIEVGHIFQLGTKYSEALKCQVLGENGKPVVLSMGCYGIGVSRVVAAAIEQSYDDKGIIWNDALAPFQIALVPLRYETDVVREATDKLYAELTAAGFEVLLDDRDKKTSPGIKFADMELIGIPHRIVVSDRGLADGNLEYKHRTEQDAQALPLNEVLTFLQARVRR; from the coding sequence ATGCGCACCAGTCAATATTTGCTCGCCACCCAGAAAGAAACCCCTGCCGACGCAGTGGTCATCAGCCATCAGCTCATGCTGCGTGCCGGCATGATCCGCAAACTGGCCTCCGGCCTGTACACCTGGCTGCCGATGGGCCTGCGGGTAATGCGCAAGGTCGAGGCCGTGGTGCGTGAGGAAATGAACGCCGCCGGCGCCCTGGAAGTGCTGATGCCGAGCATCCAGCCCGCCGAACTGTGGCAGGAATCCGGTCGCTGGGAGCAGTATGGCCCTGAGCTGCTGCGCCTGAAGGATCGCCACCAGCGCGACTTCTGCGTCGGCCCTACCCACGAAGAAGTGATCACCGATCTGGCCCGTAACGAGCTGTCCAGCTATAAACAGCTGCCGCTCAACATGTACCAGATCCAGACCAAGTTCCGTGACGAGATCCGCCCACGCTTCGGCTTGATGCGTGGCCGTGAATTCATCATGAAGGACGCCTACTCGTTCCATGCCGACCAGGCTTCCCTGCAGGAAACCTACGACCGCATGCACCAGGCGTACAGCAACGTGTTCACCCGCCTGGGCTTGGACTTCCGGCCTGTACAGGCCGACACCGGCTCGATCGGCGGCAGCTACTCGCACGAGTTCCACGTGCTGGCCGAGTCTGGCGAAGACGACGTGATCTTCAGCGACAGCTCCGATTACGCCGCCAACATCGAAAAGGCCGAGGCCATCCCACGTGAAACCGTGCGCCCAGCCCCTACCGAGGAACTGCGCCTGGTCGACACTCCAGACGCCAAGACCATCGCCCAACTGGTGGAAAACCACGGCCTGGCGATCGAGAAAACCGTCAAGACCTTGATCGTACGCGGCGCCGAGGAAGGCAAGCTGGTGGCCCTGGTGGTACGTGGCGACCACGAGCTGAACGAAATCAAGGCCGCCAAGCTGGAGCAGGTTGCCGACCCGCTGGTCATGGCCACCGACGCCGAACTGCGCGACGCCATCGGTGCCGGCGCCGGCTCGCTCGGCCCGCTGAACCTGCCGCTGGAAGTGGTGATCGACCGTTCGGTTGCACTGATGAGCGACTTCGGCATTGGCGCCAACATCGACGACAAACACTACTTCGGCGTGAACTGGGAGCGTGACCTGCCGGTTCCACAGGTCGCCGACCTGCGTAACGTGGTTGAAGGCGACCCGAGCCCGGACGGCCAGGGTACCCTGGTGATCAAGCGCGGTATCGAAGTGGGCCACATCTTCCAGCTCGGCACCAAGTACAGCGAAGCACTGAAGTGCCAGGTACTGGGCGAGAACGGCAAACCGGTCGTTCTGTCGATGGGTTGCTACGGCATCGGTGTGTCCCGTGTGGTCGCAGCTGCCATCGAGCAGAGCTATGACGACAAGGGCATCATCTGGAACGACGCCCTGGCGCCATTCCAGATTGCCCTGGTACCCCTGCGTTATGAAACCGACGTGGTCCGCGAGGCAACCGACAAGCTTTACGCCGAACTGACCGCCGCAGGCTTCGAAGTGCTGCTGGACGACCGCGACAAGAAGACCAGCCCAGGCATCAAGTTTGCCGACATGGAGCTGATCGGCATCCCGCACCGCATCGTCGTCAGCGATCGCGGCCTGGCCGACGGCAACCTGGAGTACAAGCACCGCACCGAGCAGGACGCCCAGGCGCTGCCGCTCAATGAAGTGCTGACCTTCCTGCAGGCCCGCGTTCGCCGCTGA
- a CDS encoding potassium transporter Kup → MVQASSHAEGGHEGKQGAARSLGLLVAAVGVVYGDIGTSPLYTLKEVFTGGYGVPVNHDGVLGILSLILWSLLWVVSFKYVMFILRADNQGEGGTMALTALARRATAAYPRLRTLMVICGLIGASLFYGDSMITPAVSVLSAVEGMGLAFDGIDHWVVPISLVVLVALFLVQKHGTETIGKLFGPIMVTWFVVLGALGVHGISQSPEVLKAFNPGWAVNFFVVHPGMGVAILGAVVLALTGAEALYADMGHFGRKPIARAWFILVLPALVLNYFGQGALLLQNPEAARNPFYLLAPSWALLPLVGLATMATVIASQAVISGAFSLTRQAIQLGYIPRMQIQHTSSDEQGQIYIGAVNWTLMVGVVLLVIGFESSGALAAAYGVAVTGTMLMTTILVSAVMLLLWKWPPVLAVPLLVGFLFVDGLFFAANVPKIVQGGAFPVLAGGVLFLLMSTWKRGKQILVERIDEGALPLPLFISSIRIQPPHRVEGTAVFLTARSDAVPHALLHNMLHNQVLHSQVVLLTVVSEDQPRVPEHERFEVEAYGDGFFRVLLHFGFMDEPDVPAALKLCHLDDLDFTPMRTTYFLSRETVIASRLEGMSRWRGNLFAFLLKNANGNLRFFNLPLNRVIELGTQVEI, encoded by the coding sequence ATGGTTCAGGCAAGCAGTCACGCTGAGGGCGGGCACGAGGGCAAGCAGGGGGCAGCCCGGTCGCTGGGCCTGCTCGTGGCGGCGGTCGGGGTGGTTTATGGCGATATCGGCACCAGCCCGTTGTATACCCTCAAGGAAGTTTTTACCGGCGGTTATGGGGTGCCGGTCAACCATGATGGTGTGTTGGGGATCCTGTCGCTGATCCTGTGGTCGCTGCTGTGGGTGGTTTCGTTCAAGTACGTGATGTTCATCCTGCGCGCCGACAACCAGGGCGAGGGCGGCACCATGGCCCTGACCGCGCTGGCGCGACGGGCCACGGCGGCCTATCCGCGGCTGCGCACGCTGATGGTGATTTGCGGGTTGATCGGCGCTTCGTTGTTTTATGGCGACAGCATGATCACCCCGGCAGTATCGGTGCTGTCGGCAGTGGAGGGCATGGGCCTGGCGTTTGACGGTATCGACCATTGGGTAGTGCCGATTTCGCTGGTGGTACTGGTGGCACTGTTCCTGGTGCAGAAGCACGGTACCGAGACGATCGGCAAACTGTTCGGCCCGATCATGGTCACCTGGTTCGTGGTGCTGGGCGCGCTCGGTGTGCATGGCATCTCGCAGAGCCCGGAAGTGCTCAAGGCCTTCAACCCAGGCTGGGCGGTGAACTTCTTCGTGGTGCACCCCGGCATGGGCGTGGCCATTCTCGGCGCGGTGGTGCTGGCGCTGACCGGTGCCGAGGCGCTGTACGCCGACATGGGGCATTTTGGCCGCAAGCCGATCGCCCGGGCCTGGTTCATCCTGGTGCTACCCGCGCTGGTGCTCAACTATTTCGGCCAGGGTGCACTGCTGCTGCAAAACCCGGAGGCAGCACGTAACCCCTTCTACCTGCTGGCACCGAGCTGGGCGCTGTTGCCGTTGGTCGGGTTGGCCACGATGGCCACGGTGATTGCCTCGCAGGCGGTCATTTCCGGGGCGTTTTCCCTGACTCGCCAGGCCATTCAGCTGGGTTACATCCCGCGCATGCAGATCCAGCACACCTCCAGCGACGAACAGGGGCAAATTTACATCGGCGCGGTGAACTGGACGCTGATGGTGGGTGTTGTGTTGCTGGTGATCGGCTTCGAGTCGTCAGGCGCTCTGGCTGCGGCCTACGGGGTGGCGGTGACCGGTACCATGCTGATGACCACCATCCTGGTGTCGGCGGTGATGCTGCTGCTGTGGAAGTGGCCGCCGGTGCTCGCCGTGCCGCTGCTGGTGGGCTTCCTGTTCGTCGACGGGCTGTTCTTCGCCGCCAACGTGCCGAAAATCGTCCAGGGCGGCGCCTTCCCGGTGTTGGCTGGCGGTGTACTGTTCCTGCTGATGAGCACCTGGAAGCGTGGCAAGCAGATTCTGGTGGAGCGCATCGACGAAGGCGCACTGCCGTTGCCGCTGTTCATCAGCAGTATCCGCATTCAGCCGCCGCACCGGGTTGAAGGCACGGCGGTATTCCTGACCGCACGTTCCGATGCCGTGCCGCATGCACTGTTGCACAACATGCTGCACAACCAGGTGCTGCACAGCCAGGTGGTGCTGTTGACCGTGGTCAGCGAAGACCAGCCACGGGTACCAGAGCATGAGCGTTTCGAGGTAGAGGCCTACGGCGACGGATTCTTCCGTGTGTTGCTGCACTTCGGTTTCATGGATGAGCCGGACGTGCCGGCGGCGTTGAAGCTGTGTCATCTGGATGACCTGGACTTCACGCCGATGCGCACCACCTACTTCCTCAGCCGCGAGACGGTGATCGCGTCGCGGCTGGAAGGGATGTCGCGCTGGCGAGGCAACCTGTTTGCGTTCCTGTTGAAGAATGCCAACGGCAACCTGCGCTTCTTCAACCTGCCACTCAACCGAGTGATCGAGCTGGGAACTCAGGTCGAGATCTGA